In one Lolium rigidum isolate FL_2022 chromosome 3, APGP_CSIRO_Lrig_0.1, whole genome shotgun sequence genomic region, the following are encoded:
- the LOC124695674 gene encoding transcription factor PCF6-like, translating to MEDDAAGNGAAPGGRGPSAKRGRTGVTSGGTEVAPWGQPPQPGQRQLGAASRICRVKATGGKDRHSKVYTSKGIRDRRVRLSVPTAIQFYDLQDRLGCDQPSKAVEWLINAASAAIDDLPPLDPAAFAAMPDAQHQPGPRAGKQQQQQGSRSLCSSTSETSKGSELSLSRSDGRDKEVTVASASPAQSAASFTELLTGAGTADPRQPSWQPVSAVASNCVGVAHPGKAGAQVVPTYPGFRFGNAPPVGMVPAQPFNFNFATSAQMTHFSLDQDALAPAPAPAPAGDYSLDFSMSSGFLAASSNNRRTLLSNSQSHFSSQQQLQDLGDGPSPPFLYDENAAAAVAADNHHLTATAALQLWNGFRQSAIKEKTKN from the coding sequence ATGGAGGATGACGCGGCTGGGAACGGGGCGGCGCCGGGCGGACGCGGACCGTCGGCCAAGCGCGGGCGCACCGGCGTGACCAGCGGCGGTACGGAGGTGGCGCCGTGGGGCCAGCCGCCgcagccggggcagaggcagctCGGCGCGGCGTCGCGGATCTGCCGCGTGAAGGCCACGGGCGGCAAGGACCGGCACAGCAAGGTGTACACCTCCAAGGGCATCCGGGACCGCCGCGTGCGCCTGTCGGTGCCCACCGCCATCCAGTTCTACGACCTGCAGGACCGCCTCGGCTGCGACCAGCCAAGCAAGGCCGTCGAGTGGCTCATcaacgccgcctccgccgccatcgacgacctcCCGCCGCTCGACCCGGCCGCCTTCGCCGCCATGCCGGACGCCCAACACCAACCCGGGCCCCGCGccggcaagcagcagcagcagcaaggcaGCAGGTCCTTGTGCAGCAGCACGTCGGAGACAAGCAAGGGGTCCGAGCTCTCGCTCTCGCGCTCCGACGGCCGCGACAAGGAGGTCACCGTGGCCAGCGCGTCCCCGGCGCAGTCCGCCGCGTCCTTCACCGAGCTGCTCACCGGGGCCGGCACCGCAGACCCCAGGCAGCCCTCCTGGCAGCCCGTGTCCGCCGTCGCCTCAAACTGCGTCGGCGTCGCGCACCCAGGGAAAGCCGGCGCGCAGGTGGTGCCGACGTACCCCGGCTTCAGATTCGGCAATGCGCCCCCGGTCGGCATGGTGCCGGCGCAGCCCTTCAACTTCAACTTCGCCACCTCCGCCCAGATGACTCACTTCTCGCTCGACCAGGACGCGCTGGCGCCCGCTCCGGCTCCCGCTCCGGCGGGCGACTACAGCCTCGACTTCTCCATGTCGTCGGGTTTCTTGGCCGCCAGCAGCAACAACAGGAGGACCCTTCTGTCCAATTCGCAGTCGCATTTCTCAAGCCAGCAGCAGCTCCAGGACCTGGGCGACGGCCCGAGCCCTCCATTCCTCTATGATGaaaacgccgccgccgctgtcgccgcgGACAACCACCACCTCACGGCTACCGCGGCGCTGCAGCTGTGGAACGGATTCCGGCAATCCGCCATCAAGGAGAAGACCAAGAACTGA